One segment of Lutra lutra chromosome 12, mLutLut1.2, whole genome shotgun sequence DNA contains the following:
- the RAB36 gene encoding ras-related protein Rab-36 isoform X3: protein MLLPQEALVATVTALPNYVWDSFRCEPRPDPVPDARDSSDVGGSRGALVAMVIAATGPTRPGRAASRVFATSAGHSARMRSSLTPLGPPVSRDRIITSFPKWYTPDACLQLKEHFHGQVSATCQRRNTGTVGLRLSKVVVVGDLYVGKTSLIHRFCKNVFDRDYKATIGVDFEIERFEIAGIPYSLQMSLPLACLALSDPIHQASRVASGKSLQTSEHLFSSGKWSPKWSLHAKAWWRPPSPRAFPRLDIPPPPHPSALTPLPLSLSLCLLPCQTPCLCLLVACWLQPLPSCFLQNSPEPLLQAHTFPPGPWTQLSISSGTWKLQQVCQCVTSPSRFSCVASSLS from the exons ATGCTGCTCCCCCAAGAGGCTCTGGTTGCTACGGTGACCGCCCTTCCGAACTACGTGTGGGACTCTTTCCGCTGCGAGCCCCGCCCAGATCCCGTCCCCGACGCCCGGGATTCGTCAGATGTCGGCGGGTCCCGCGGGGCGCTAGTTGCTATGGTGATCGCAGCCACTGGCCCCACCAGACCAGGCCGCGCAGCTTCCAGAGTCTTTGCCACCTCCGCGG GACACTCTGCAAGGATGAGGTCCTCGCTGACACCTTTGGGGCCGCCGGTGAGCAGGGACCGCATCATCACCAGCTTCCCTAAG TGGTACACGCCTGATGCCTGCCTGCAGCTCAAGGAACACTTCCATGGACAGGTCAGCGCCACCTGCCAGCGCAGGAACACAGGGACCGTGGG GCTGCGACTCTCCAAGGTGGTTGTCGTTGGCGATCTCTACGTGGGCAAGACCAGCCTCATCCACAG GTTTTGCAAGAATGTCTTTGACCGTGACTACAAGGCCACCATTGGGGTAGACTTTGAAATTGAACGCTTTGAGATCGCTGGCATCCCCTACAGCCTGCAGAT GTCTCTGCCCCTGGCCTGCCTGGCCCTCAGTGATCCCATTCATCAGGCCAGCAGGGTCGCTTCTGGCAAGTCACTTCAGACCTCTGAGCATCTGTTCTCATCTGGAAAGTGGAGCCCAAAATGGTCCCTGCATGCTAAGGCCTGGTGGAGACCACCTAGTCCACGTGCCTTCCCCAGGCTTGACATACccccccctcctcacccctctgCTCTGACTCcactccccctgtctctctccctctgtctgcttcccTGCCAGACCCCATGTCTTTGCCTCTTGGTAGCCTGCTGgcttcagcccctcccctcttGTTTCCTTCAGAACAGCCCAGAGCCTCTCCTCCAGGCTCACACTTTCCCACCAGGGCCCTGGACCCAGCTGTCCATCTCCTCTGGCACCTGGAAGTTACAGCAGGTCTGTCAGTGTGTCACTAGCCCTTCCAGGTTCTCCTGTGTGGCCTCCTCCCTTTCCTAG